One window from the genome of Desulfobaccales bacterium encodes:
- a CDS encoding 2-oxoacid:acceptor oxidoreductase family protein, which translates to MIEIRFHGRGGQGAVTSVELLALAAIGEGKFAQGFPSFGPERRGAPVLAFCRVDDKPLKLRCKILKPDVVVVLDPSLLRIQNPPADLKDQGIIVLNTAKTAAEIRQEYGYKHTLVLVDANKIAREVLGVPIVNTTMIGALLKATGVVAVEAIEQPLKERFGPLAVKNFNALKVAYEQTTIEERRP; encoded by the coding sequence ATGATAGAAATCCGCTTTCATGGCCGCGGCGGCCAGGGCGCGGTAACTTCGGTGGAACTGCTGGCCCTGGCGGCCATTGGGGAAGGGAAGTTCGCCCAGGGTTTCCCCAGCTTCGGCCCGGAGCGCCGGGGCGCCCCAGTGCTGGCCTTCTGCCGGGTGGACGACAAACCCCTCAAGCTGCGCTGCAAGATCCTCAAGCCCGATGTGGTAGTGGTCCTGGATCCCTCCCTGCTGCGGATCCAGAACCCTCCGGCGGACCTGAAAGACCAAGGCATCATTGTCTTGAACACCGCCAAGACCGCAGCGGAGATTCGTCAGGAGTACGGCTACAAGCACACCCTGGTCTTGGTGGACGCCAATAAGATCGCCCGGGAAGTCTTGGGGGTGCCCATCGTCAACACCACCATGATCGGGGCGCTGCTCAAGGCCACCGGGGTGGTGGCCGTGGAGGCCATTGAGCAACCCCTTAAGGAGCGCTTCGGCCCCCTGGCGGTCAAAAATTTCAATGCCCTGAAAGTGGCTTATGAACAGACCACCATTGAGGAGCGACGGCCGTGA